The Spirochaetota bacterium genomic sequence GGAGGCATACTCAACAAGCCAACCCTTTTCGACTTTTTCTTTATTGAAAGAGGCGTTTCCTTTCATGCCCCGATGATGACATCCGCCGCCTCGAAAAGCGATGTTACTATCGCATCCGGCCGACAGTCCGATCCCTCCGGCAGCCCTTTTTTCCTCCAGTCATGCCACACGGTATACAACCCCATCGCACCCGGCACACGCACTTCCCATTCGAGATTGTCTCCGAAAATAGCCGTTTCTTCAGGCGAAGCCTTCAGTGCAGAAAGCGCCTCGCGGTACACACGTTCCTCTGGTTTTCCGTAACCGAGCTCGCCCTCGATGAACATATGCGGAAAATATTTTGCGATGTCGAAGCGTTTGAGCTTTCCGCGCTGTATATGCGATTCCCCGTTCGTCACGAGCACAAGGCGTATCCCCCGCTCAGTAAGGGCAGTAAGCATTTCATGCGCCCCCGGCAGCAGGAAGATATTCTCATCGCGTACGAATGAATAGCGGTCGGCGATGATGACGGCATCCTCTCTGGAAAGC encodes the following:
- a CDS encoding HAD family hydrolase, producing MAPVRNTRTAAIIDLDDTLIAFDGVSERSWRTVLDEYAMQNPHCDIDTLYETIKRVNRWYWSDAQRHRRGRNDLAGSRRITMRLAADELPWLSREDAVIIADRYSFVRDENIFLLPGAHEMLTALTERGIRLVLVTNGESHIQRGKLKRFDIAKYFPHMFIEGELGYGKPEERVYREALSALKASPEETAIFGDNLEWEVRVPGAMGLYTVWHDWRKKGLPEGSDCRPDAIVTSLFEAADVIIGA